A segment of the Triticum urartu cultivar G1812 chromosome 1, Tu2.1, whole genome shotgun sequence genome:
TTCACCGGTTTTTTAGATTTTTTTCTTTGTTATAATATGGTTTTCTATGTTGTTCACTAGTTTTCTTTCTTTCTCGTTATACTTtggttttctttctttctttcttccttttcttttttgtGTTCTTCACTTTTTTATTTCTTTGATGGTTCTTATCGGTTATCTTTTCTTTTATCACATTACTATTTTTCTTTGGTACACAATAGTGTGCATGTGAAATATTTTTTTGATGCACgttgaatattttttcaaatacatggTATACTTTTTAAGGACATTTTCTTTAAATTTTGAGTACATGGTCAATTTCTTTCTGAATACACAAGGTAACATTTCTTAATACAggtttaacatttttcaaatacatgatcaacattttttttcaaatctATGTTTTGATGCCTGTTTTATTTTTCATACACATTATACTTTTTTGTATACAtttaaaaaataaaatacatTTTAGAATTTTGCCAATATATGATTTACACAAGGTACTTTTTtaatacatgtttaacattttccAAATTCATGATCAATTTTTTTATGTAAAGTAAATGTTGCATATACTATAATCAGTTTTTACACTTTTATTATTTCTATAAATATATGATAATTATTATTTAGTTTTTAGGTAAAGTAAATTTCGTATTGTGTATATATTTAGAATATTTCAAATATAAATAAATGTAAACATAAATTATAAAAGAAATGAAAAATGCGAAAAGGGAAAAACCGGGCGTTTAATGCCCCATGCGCTGGGCTGGGCCATTAACGCAGGCGCTTGACGCGAGCGCTCCCGCCGTCTCGTGTGAATTTTTTATTTAAATTGAATATTATGTAAATTTCTGTAGTTTTCTAAAATTCATAAAAAGACTAAAATTCCTCAAAAAACAATTATTGAATGTGTTTTAAACATGTAAGTATTTTCAAAAtaacgaacattttttgaatgcaTGAAATACTACAAATCTTTCATAATGTCTGTTTGTTTTTTAGAGGAGCGAAGGTCATAATAAAAAGAAAAGGCTAATAAGCGAGCGAAGCAAGTGCTATTGGCCTTGGCTCTCCATGCATTATCGGAGCAACTCATGGCATAAGGCGCCAAATGTTCACTTTCTTGTGTTACGGATGTGCATATGGGACAATGCGCTAGAACCACCAATTGGCGTGATTTTCAATAGAGCTAACACGAAAAGTTGAGACCTCCTATATGGCGCGTGGGACGCCCCCAGTCGCGGCAGCCCGCACTCCCGCGCCCCTCCAGCACTGCCGGCCCATGCGTGGAACGGGCTCCCCCCTTTTTTCGTTTCgttttttacttttcctttttcctttttcctttttattCTATTCCACATTCAAATAATTCAGAGTTGGTTCTAAAATTTAAAATATTGTGAATTGTCATAAAAACAGTTCTTGAATTAAAAAATGTTTATGATTCAAAAGAATGaacatatttttttaattttaatgaacattttttgagcattaataatgatgaacattttttatatttcatgatttttttattCGATGAACAATTTTTGAACTTGATGAAAAAAGTTTGTATTCAAGAACATTTTAAAAAAACTGcatgatttttttttaaatcAATGAACAAATTTTGAgtttgatgaacattttgtggAAATTATGAACAAAATTTGGATTTAATGAGCATTTTTTTAGTTcggtgaacatttttttaaatccGATGAACAAAAAAGTTGAATTTGATGAACATTTCTTGAAttgttgaacattttttgaattcaatGAACAAAAAagtgttcatgaatttgaaaagaAAATTAGCAAAAAAAGTGAAAAGGTAAAGATGAAAAAAAGAGGAAACAAAAaggaaaatagaaaagaaaaggaaaggagaaaagaaaaaaaaagaaacccccccccccaaaaaaaaactGGGGGATGTCACGCCCCACATGGCCCGGCCCAGAAGGCGCACAGTTGAGCTGGAGGGTGCACGCCATGGCGCTAGGGGGCACCCTACGCGCCATATAGGATCCGCCCTAAAAGTTGTACCACTAAAAAAAACCTAAAAGTTGTTTCATTGCTACATACTGATTTTTCTAACCTTTTGGCAATAAACACAGATGACTTGTTTGCTTAAGTTTCGCCCCGATTATGATATGTTGGTCCGGCATGATGTGGCACTAAATCTTTCACCATTAAGTTGGTCTTGGGTCCCACCCATCAAAGTCaacccttctctctttctctttgtATCATTTTATCAATCACTTTGAGGTCTTGGTGCTCTGAGCTCATGGCGGCCATGGTTGGCGCTGATGCAGGGTAGGGAAGCATGCTCTGACGGAAGGAATCCTCCAGTAGTGGCTTCACGGCGGCGTCACCTCGGACAGAAGGCACCTACCGCATCATCGATAGTTGGTACTACACCCCAAAATAATAAGAGGACGGTCGGGTCACCAACCACCTTGCCGACTTTGCCTCAGTCGCATGCAAAAGAGGGCAACCGCGCTAGACCACCGATCGATCAACGATTGGCGCAACGCCTCCTCTATCAGCTGTGTGAGCTCATCATCTGATCAGACCGTTGCAGCAAGGGCGGTCGATGGTCGTCATCATCCGACGAGATCGGCTCTACCTTCATGGTGGACAAAACGGTGGAAGATAAAGGCCCTAGTGACCCTCAACTGGCTCCGGAGCTTTCACCAGATCAATCATGTTGGCGCAGTGGCACCTACTCGAAATGGTAGCCTCTGAAAAGCCACCACGGAAGGTTCTTCTCGGCACCCATCTTATTGTCTATTGTGGTGGCGGGAGGTGTGGTGGTGTCTGACGGCCAGCCGAGGTGTGGGAGAGGAGGAGTGTGCGGGTAGGGTTTGCTGAGTTGGAGGTCGGCTGACTTTGAAGCCGAAGTAGGCTTCTTGGTTACCGCGCCGTCGTGAATGTGGGTaggtgtcgtgggtttgtcacggcagatgtcctcgtgaaaggacttagttgtggagccatcgcaacgggttagtttaaaggggttaaaccggacaaggggacacgggagtttatactagttcggccccttcgatgaaggtaaaaacctacgtctagttgtgattggtattgctagggtttcgaaggccagggagcgaatccgctttgtctggctttcgagttgttgttgtctatctctaaaccgcggccgggtcgtccctttatatacataggttgacgcccgccgggctacagagtcccgaagccggtttataaacgtatccggttcggcctctctctttctatcttactatacaagttacatgactgggccggtttacatttacatactgtaactcgcctttgggccctccgtaaagctctagcatctttacatcttcataggcttctaatcttcaaggagtcaacccggctacccaaggccggtttacctccggtagtaatatccccaacagtagGCGAGAGGCCGGTCAACCGGAATGAATGCATTGAGGGTTCTAGACCAAATGCTAGAGGGGTTTTGGATGGGTCTGAGGTGTCGAAGTCCGATGTGGCCCCATAGGACCAATGTTTTGGGGCCGTGTTATGGGATTTCAGACATCCAGATTGGTTCGAACCGATTAGGTGATTTGCGTTGGAGGCCTAAAAGTGTTTGAACGGTCCGGGCATTTGCTGTTTTGGTGAGGCGATTCCTATTGCACGCGTAACTCGCCGGATCTAGACCTGCAGCATACGCCCATCTGTGCTGCTGGCCCGGCCAAACCACTAACTTCTAGTGACTCCCATTTCTAGTTTTGCGAAGGTTCTAGATCTTTCCTAGACCTCCTTATAtatttttttcatgtttttttcttttgtttgttCTTCTACTTATCTCATTTTCGTTTCATTTTTCAAATTCAGTTATATTTtttaattcatgaacatttttataagtCGCAAGTACTTTTCAATTTCCTTGAACTTTTTTGAGTTCATAAAAATAATTAATTTCGTGAACATTTTGTAAATCCGTGGACATTTCCGAATTGAAGAATATTGTTTCTATTTAGCGAACATTTAAGAATTCATGAAAAGAATCAATATATCTTCAGTTttctgaacattttttgaatttgtgaataTTTTATGAAACATTTATTAAATTTGAAGAGCATATTTTAAGTTCACAAACATTCTTTTAGTTTGTGGACATTTTTTTCTCATTTCGTGATTTTATCTTCAAATTCTTAAACATTGTTTTAATTTCGTGAATTCTTTTTGGAAATTGCAAACATTTTGAAAGTCGTGTATACTTAGTGAGAGCATGAACATACTTTGTAATGTTGGAACATTATTGTTATTCATGATatgttttaaaattttgaaagTATTAAACACAAAACAGCCAAAACAAAAAACAGGGTGAAAAAGGCTGAAAATAAAATGTGTAACACATACGGTGAATGCACACTGGGCCAGCCCCATCAAAAGAATGTTCATGCATTTCAAAAACTGTTCACAAAACAAAAGAAATGTTTATGAAATTCTAATTTTGTTCCCAAAATTCATAAACTGTTCGCCGATTCAAAAAATATACATGAGTTTCAAGAAACGTTCACAATTTTAGAAAATGTATGGAAATTTGTataaaatgttcacaaattcaaaaattGCTCATGATTTAAAAAAAATCTTCACAAATTTGTAAAATAATGTTCACAAATCcgaaaaaatgttcatgattacAAAAAATGGTCATGAATTCAAAAAAAGTAAAGTTCATGATTATGATAAATGTTTGCAAATTTAAAAgtttttagaaaaaataaaaataaaggaaataaaaaataaaaaatagaaatgaaataaaaaagaaaaaagaaagaagagagaAGAGATAAGAaaatgggagagagagagaaatggTTTATAAAACCTTTCCAAAACCGGTGGTGAATAAACCCTAAATGGACTGACCCGAAAACTGGATCGAGCATTGGAGGGGGTGCGCACTAGGTCGCTCAGTGACGAGGTATGCGCCAAATAGGGATCGCCACCCAACCTATTATATCTTTCGACAAAGGAAACATATTAATACCGCATAGATACCAATTATACCCGGCTCTATACCAACAAGATGTCCAAAGGAATCCAGGATACACAAgtaaaaaacaaaaataaaaagaataGAAGAAAAGAAGACCCGGCCGCGGTGATCAATCACTAGCATCAGCAGCACTCTAACAACCACCGAAGATAACACCTGGATTACAAAATAGATTCTTCAAAAGCAACGCCTCCAAGTAGGAAACAATGCACACACGTTGTTGTTGCCTGATCGAAGATCTTGGGTTTTCACTCTAACGAAAGTCCGAGTTCACCCAAAAAACAATGCCTTCAATAAGGCAATTGCAGGTACAACCAATAAAGGTCGGACCTTGGGTTTTTATCCTAGGAATTGAGACTCGGCACTCGAGGAGCAGCACCAAAAATGTAATCCTCCAGTGCTATCGCCCCCGCTTGTCGAAGTCGTTGTTGCAAGTCACCAAACACCTGGCATGCAGTCTTCATCACATCCAATAAAACCCTTACACCAAAGCTTCAAGACCTCCAATCGCAGCTACCATGACTTTCTCCACCTCTATCAAAGCTTTGGAAATCTTGACTTAGACATGTCCCATGGCACTGACAAGAAAGCGAAGCTTCGCGCCGCGCCCACTTGAATCCGCAGTGGTTGATAATATGGGCGCACACGGTCGGATGCTTTTCGATCCAGATATCTAGGAGTGTCGTGCGCAATCCATGTAGATCTCCGACAGAGAAGACCGGAACACATTGGCAGCCAGATCGAGGAGGCCAACATCGGGTAGAACGGTGACTTGGCGCACGGAGAGCTAGGGTCAAACCACCATTATTTTGTCCAAGCTagtgataatccccaagtgcaaggaatcatcgtagaaatttccaaaggtggaagtgataagtatggagtgtcgaacccacaaggagctaaaggtaagatcaatattctctaaagccctatctgccactgatacgactctacgtacaccgaacgtttgcttccaactagcaacgagaaataaaactatattgtgggtatgaagaggataactttgtgtgatatcggagagctaaaatataaaagtaggtgatgttatcatgaagttagaatatattactaaatattataaatagcgagtgtggaataatggtggatcggtgtgcggaattgtcctaggcaatcgttaacaagaccggtaattactattgcagtttcatatgagggagaggcataagctaacatactttctctacttggatcatatacacttatgattggaactctagcaagcatctgcaaatacaacagatcattaaggtaaaacccaaccatagcattaaagcatcaagtcctctttattcccatacacaacaacccccttactcgggtttgtgtttcagtcactcaccaacccactataagcgaatcatgaacgtattgcaacaccctacagcgggaacccctcatgcttgcgcgacacggagggcaccatatgacagcatcaaagtaaaacatacaactcataccaatctagatcatcaatcaacccaaaaacaaaagatatctactcaaaacatcataggatggcaacacatcattggatcataatatgtggcataaagcaccatgttcaagttgggattacagcggggtgcgggagagtggaccgcataaaagagataaggatggtgatgatgatggtgatgttgatgaagacgatcactgcggcgatgattcccctcccgatagcactccggtgccaccgagagagaggaggagaggttctcccccttgtgcttcctcctccatggcctcccccctagatggggagaggttctccctctggtccttggccttcatggtgatgatcaCTACAAGAAACCTGTTAATTCATGGCAGATTTCTGGTGACAATTTCGAAAACCGTCACCGACGGTCTAGTACAGCCCTGCAGCCCGCCCGCAGCCCACTTGAGCCCGCCCAAACCATTCATGTATAAAACCGACCTAACCCTAGCGCACTCCCTTCCACAATCTCTTctacctccgccgccgcccccagaaTCTTATCCCTCTTCCTCAATCCCCTCCACTACCCCTCCTCTGCAGCCCCACCGTTCCGGCGGTCTCTCCTTCCTCCATCTCCCCACCTGCGCCCTCCCTCTTACCGAGACTCTCCCGTACATCCTCCAGTACCACTCCCACTGGTTACCCTCCCTCCCCCATCCCGCTTGTGGTTCTGATCTAGGGAGTTCGACGGCGACGGCGCCCACAGGAGCAATGGCAGCTGCAACTTGGGCACGCGCAGATCCGGCACAGAGCTCAAGCCCGACGTCGGCCTTGTCGGAGTTGAGCGGCCGTGCGACGGCTCGCTGGAGGCAGCAGCCAACCCTAGTCGCCACTGGTCACCAGCGCCTGGCCCACCTCTCCTGTTGGCTTCCTCGACGCCGTGGCCTAGTGCTACTGCGTGACTGCAGTGGCGGCCTTCACCATTGTCAAGCCCTGAGGTTCATGCTCGTCTCTTTGTCGATATTAAATAATACAGTAAGACACACAAGGCAGCTCTATTATACATGTAGTACTATTTATAGGTACATGCTTTTGATGGTATACATTGTTAATTGGTGCATCTCCAGCACAACTGTTAGGCTCTGTCGTACATGTAGTTTCTTAGCAAATTGTGGTGGTAGGCTCGATATGGGCTGGAATTAGGCAACGTATACCACCCAGTATGCAGTCTTCAAGTAATCATTGTTACTGTGTGAAAGAATTCAGTCACTGGGATCTATGTAGTTTCTGTCATCTATGTATATGTTCTCACAGAACAGGAGATAAGAATGCCTAAATACAACATTTGCCTGGTTAAAGGCATCCTCTCTTCTGCTGTTAACTGAAATGCATGAATCTCTGCACTTAGCTATGGTGGTCTTGCATGGGTAGTTGTAGCTAGAGCAGCGGAGAGTCCCAAAGACGTCCATATGCCTATGTTTTTCTTGTGTTTTTCTACATATATGTGCTTCTTCAAACATTCTCTGCTTGCTTGCTGAAATAGTACAACTTCAGTAGTGGATAATATAGTGTGTTGACTCTAGAGAGAAGTCGAGGAATTCTTGTGTGATAAAGCTGTGGTATAAAATACTTCAAAAAACAATGTATACAGTAAAGTCTGTACCCTTATTGATTCATTCCAGTGCTAATCTTACTTACATGAATAAACAATACTATTGCTTTATTTTGATGTATACAGTGAGTATATTTGTTTCGCCTCTGCACATGGTTGTTGGCGGTGGGCATGGTGGGTGAGCATGGCTCCTTTCTGCAACTCTCAAGGTAGGCGCACAAAATCGTCCTTCCCGTGGAAATTTTACTCAATCAAGTATATAATAATTAGTCATATTCTAGATCCTTGAAAATGATCTATTGTGGAGCAGTCAAAGCATGTTAATTGCAATATCGACTTGTTTGCTTTATATGATTATATATTGCAATATCCGTTCTGTTAAATCTATTGTGAGCAGTCAAAGCATGTTACGGCAATATCGACTTGTTCGCTTTATATGATTATATATTGCAATGTCGTTCTGTTATAATAATTAGTCATATTCCAGGTCCTTGAAAAAGATCTATTCTGAGCAGTCAAagcatgttaactgcaatatcgACTTGTTCGCTTTATATGATTATATATTGCAATATCCATTCTGTTAAAATATGCTTTGGAGACATGATTTCTGTTACGGTATTAACTGGCCGTCATGTTCTGTTTAGAGTTTTGATATTAAAGTAGTTTATTATCTCACTCGATCGAGTGACTAAGAGTAAGATTGTTTGTTAACTAGGCCTGCAATTACACTGCTTCTCTGTTCTATATTATGTGTAAAATTTCTATGTGTTATGTGGTGAAAGTAGCCATCATACGTATTATTGTGATATTGATTGATCAGTACCTGTGAATACCGAGCTGTATTCATTGATAAACCAGATTTAGAGTTTGATGATAAATTTTGCACACTTCCGAGTGGCAATGGTGTTATTGCTGCCCGACATCCTTGCAGCTATTCATATACAAAAGATTGATGTGCACCTTCCTATTGCCAAACTTCCAATGTTGCATTTGTTTTTCCTCATGTTGTTTTGATCTTTCATTGCGACTTAAGTAAACGGAAGTACAACA
Coding sequences within it:
- the LOC125535750 gene encoding uncharacterized protein LOC125535750 isoform X2; the protein is MYKTDLTLAHSLPQSLLPPPPPPESYPSSSIPSTTPPLQPHRSGGLSFLHLPTCALPLTETLPYILQYHSHWLPSLPHPACGSDLGSSTATAPTGAMAAATWARADPAQSSSPTSALSELSGRATARWRQQPTLVATGHQRLAHLSCWLPRRRGLVLLRDCSGGLHHCQALSEYICFASAHGCWRWAWWVSMAPFCNSQVQVTGI
- the LOC125535750 gene encoding uncharacterized protein LOC125535750 isoform X1; this translates as MYKTDLTLAHSLPQSLLPPPPPPESYPSSSIPSTTPPLQPHRSGGLSFLHLPTCALPLTETLPYILQYHSHWLPSLPHPACGSDLGSSTATAPTGAMAAATWARADPAQSSSPTSALSELSGRATARWRQQPTLVATGHQRLAHLSCWLPRRRGLVLLRDCSGGLHHCQALSEYICFASAHGCWRWAWWVSMAPFCNSQGHWYIRFLQVNTVHINPRLLFQNSYKKTQSVVLMMFVNPP